The proteins below come from a single Triplophysa rosa linkage group LG12, Trosa_1v2, whole genome shotgun sequence genomic window:
- the bmp16 gene encoding bone morphogenetic protein 16: MFSASLLLLMILLLPHALSGRQEGPSQTNGNLVTSLEPSLAHTIQKLLLTRLGLQSHPNPSPQARVPQYLLDLYRFHTQQYHLIEEPAFSYPSQHVQGANTVRCFHHTESTDLQSTTEEKNGPVDSIHIGFNLSSIPSDESVVSAELRIIHEGSHGSSHVVNLYLSSVDPASNAKLLYSRRLTRDKNTPGLWETFHLHGDVFKSISKKSGSLSFVLDVVADNSSLLTERHLRVLRSAEQDEPSWANQRPLLVTYSHDGRSKPFASLKKRTPTGRKGRGRWTGGRFRANRGQGSDADWQGGWNERRVKRNGGRAAKLKRLSRARCRRHPLYVDFKDVGWNKWIVAPSGYDAFFCLGECRFPLADHMNSSSHAMVQTLVNSVNGAVPRACCVPTSLSPIALLYLDQEERVVLKNYEDMVVEGCGCR; encoded by the exons ATGTTCTCTGCTAGCCTACTTCTTCTGATGATCCTGCTGCTACCTCACGCCTTATCAGGTCGCCAGGAGGGTCCCAGTCAGACTAATGGAAACCTGGTCACCTCTCTGGAGCCCAGTTTGGCCCACACCATTCAGAAGCTTCTGCTGACCCGCCTGGGTCTACAGTCACACCCCAACCCCAGTCCGCAGGCGCGGGTGCCGCAGTACCTTCTAGACTTGTATCGATTTCACACTCAGCAGTACCATCTTATTGAAGAGCCGGCATTTAGCTACCCCTCCCAGCATGTGCAAGGAGCCAACACGGTCCGATGCTTTCACCACACAG AGTCAACAGATCTACAGAGTACTACAGAAGAGAAGAATGGACCGGTTGACAGCATTCATATCGGCTTCAATCTCTCTTCCATTCCATCAGATGAAAGCGTTGTGTCGGCAGAGCTACGCATCATACACGAAGGATCGCACGGAAGTTCTCACGTGGTCAATCTTTATCTCTCCAGCGTTGACCCTGCGTCGAATGCCAAACTCCTCTATTCACGTCGATTGACCAGAGATAAAAACACACCCGGACTCTGGGAAACATTCCACCTCCATGGAGATGTTTTCAAGAGCATATCTAAAAAGTCAGGGAGCCTGTCTTTCGTTCTGGATGTTGTCGCAGACAACAGCAGCCTTCTGACAGAGAGACATCTGCGTGTGCTCAGGTCAGCGGAGCAGGATGAGCCCAGTTGGGCGAATCAGAGACCCCTACTGGTAACTTACAGTCACGATGGCCGCAGCAAACCGTTTGCATCCCTCAAAAAGAGGACCCCCACAGGCAGAAAAGGCAGGGGCAGATGGACTGGGGGCAGGTTTAGGGCTAACAGAGGTCAGGGCTCGGATGCAGACTGGCAGGGGGGATGGAATGAAAGACGGGTGAAACGCAATGGAGGGAGGGCGGCGAAGCTCAAACGCCTCTCCCGGGCACGCTGCCGTCGACACCCGCTGTATGTGGACTTCAAAGACGTAGGCTGGAATAAATGGATCGTGGCGCCGTCCGGTTACGATGCTTTCTTTTGTCTCGGAGAGTGCCGCTTCCCACTGGCTGACCATATGAATTCTTCCAGCCATGCTATGGTCCAGACGCTGGTGAACTCTGTGAACGGAGCCGTGCCGCGGGCCTGCTGCGTGCCCACCTCCCTCAGCCCTATTGCGCTCCTCTACCTGGACCAGGAGGAACGTGTGGTGTTAAAAAACTACGAAGACATGGTGGTGGAGGGGTGCGGTTGTCGATAG